From Oceanivirga salmonicida, the proteins below share one genomic window:
- the sufC gene encoding Fe-S cluster assembly ATPase SufC, protein MELLNIKNIHARVEDKEILKGIDLKINKGEIHVIMGPNGAGKSTLASVLVGHPNYEVTDGDIILDGENINELSVDKRARAGIFLSFQYPEEIPGLTLEDFLRSAKEAVTGEKQYFTRFHKYLVQTMKKLNIDPSYCERHLNVGYSGGEKKKNEILQMAVLEPKIAILDETDSGLDRDATKTVFEGIRSLKNSESSMLIITHYNKVLEYLQPDVVHILVDGKIKKTGGKELIEFIEKNGFETFKK, encoded by the coding sequence ATGGAATTATTAAATATTAAAAACATACATGCAAGAGTAGAAGATAAAGAAATTCTAAAAGGAATTGATTTAAAAATAAATAAAGGTGAAATTCATGTAATTATGGGACCTAATGGTGCAGGTAAATCTACATTAGCATCAGTATTAGTAGGGCATCCTAATTATGAAGTAACAGATGGTGATATTATACTTGATGGTGAAAATATAAATGAGTTAAGTGTTGATAAAAGAGCAAGAGCGGGAATATTTTTATCATTTCAATACCCAGAAGAAATACCTGGACTTACATTAGAGGATTTTTTAAGATCAGCTAAAGAGGCAGTTACAGGAGAGAAACAATATTTTACAAGATTTCATAAATATTTGGTTCAGACTATGAAAAAACTAAATATTGATCCATCATATTGTGAAAGACATTTAAATGTAGGATATTCAGGTGGAGAAAAGAAAAAAAATGAAATATTACAAATGGCTGTATTAGAACCTAAGATAGCCATATTAGATGAAACTGACTCAGGATTAGATAGAGATGCTACTAAAACTGTATTTGAAGGGATTAGATCTTTAAAAAATAGTGAGTCATCTATGTTAATAATAACACACTATAATAAAGTATTAGAATACTTACAACCTGATGTAGTTCATATTTTAGTTGACGGTAAAATTAAAAAAACTGGTGGTAAAGAATTAATAGAATTTATAGAAAAAAATGGTTTTGAAACATTCAAAAAATAA